Proteins encoded together in one Perognathus longimembris pacificus isolate PPM17 chromosome 8, ASM2315922v1, whole genome shotgun sequence window:
- the Ckap2l gene encoding cytoskeleton-associated protein 2-like isoform X2 → MVGPGPSAAAEERQRKLQEYLAAKGKLKNLNTKPYLKAKNNGSIPPPSKSTIGPKKDITSHAGLPTKSTRTTNIKLQSRPTNITGSQKPKSEPLLSKRPASGCASSKANCKPSSKSHQQQQKAASSTAELATKPRRSSATQGLKPAQQCGERQGGAKGMDSVGNSHVRNKLLGGSLKEMNKENLPLTSSEPKQKPDPELRTICQPKTDIYKQTKGSLAPKQLLSKSSDNDAVLKDRVNKKLVGETQIRTLPVKSQQLPRVAHLTKPREKPSRTIPSHFIQTLSKSQASKKPVVKDISDIKANRGKCGKTNETKLQPLHTTEQKVKPMRPKTYPNLHQGAPTNQPPNIRRDQKISQCSLRPQTSVIPSTLSLKASKTSDNKVNRIFQHKTQTLNSKLKNALPQNHFLNKTAPRTRTGITTINRRGAPSDAQTNPDIKKKAATEDRRKQLEEWQKSKGKIYKRPPMELKTKRKVIEEMNISFWKSIEKEEEEKAQLELSNKINNTLKECLQLIEEGVPSHEVFTIISSIPEAEKFAKFWICKAKLLANKDNFDVIGLYEEAIKSGAAPIQELREFVLNILQDPNRTIEEEKQLATPHVTKTEQDSLAGIKLQIAPLPRLNGMPEVQDMKLVTPVRRSARIERAVSRYPEMLQEHHLLVASLDELLEVEATDCFIFRRNEALPVTLGFENLES, encoded by the exons AGGAGCGTCAAAGAAAGCTCCAGGAGTACCTAGCAGCCAAGGGGAAACTGAAGAACCTAAATACCAA gCCTTACCTAAAAGCCAAGAATAATGGCTCGATCCCACCACCTTCTAAATCT aCTATTGGACCCAAAAAGGATATTACCAGCCATGCTGGTTTGCCTACCAAATCTACAAGGACTACCAACATTAAACTCCAATCCAGACCAACTAATATCACAGGGTCTCAGAAGCCAAAGTCAGAGCCACTTCTGAGCAAAAGGCCAGCATCAGGATGTGCTTCTTCTAAAGCAAACTGTAAGCCATCCAGCAAGAGtcaccagcagcagcagaaaGCCGCGTCATCCACtgcagaactggcaacaaaacctAGGAGGTCCTCTGCTACCCAGGGGCTGAAACCTGCCCAGCAgtgtggggagaggcaggggggTGCTAAAGGGATGGACTCTGTGGGTAATTCCCATGTGAGAAACAAACTTTTGGGTGGCTCTCTAAAAGAGATGAACAAAGAGAACTTGCCCCTAACCTCATCAGAACCTAAGCAAAAGCCAGATCCGGAATTACGTACTATATGTCAGCCGAAGACAGACATTTACAAGCAAACCAAGGGCAGTTTGGCTCCTAAACAACTCCTGAGTAAAAGTTCAGATAATGATGCAGTTCTGAAAGACAGGGTTAATAAAAAATTGGTTGGAGAAACACAAATCCGGACTCTACCAGTGAAATCACAGCAACTCCCTAGAGTTGCACATCTTACAAAACCAAGAGAAAAACCCTCAAGGACAATTCCCTCGCACTTTATTCAGACCCTTAGTAAGTCTCAAGCATCAAAGAAACCAGTGGTTAAGGACATAAGTGATATAAAGGCTAACAGGGGTAAATgtggaaaaacaaatgaaactaaGTTACAGCCACTCCATACTACTGAACAGAAAGTAAAACCCATGAGACCTAAAACATATCCCAACTTGCATCAGGGAGCACCAACCAACCAACCTCCAAACATCAGGCGAGACCAGAAGATTAGTCAATGTTCTCTAAGACCTCAGACGTCGGTCATCCCAAGTACCCTTAGTCTAAAAGCAAGCAAAACCAGTGATAACAAAGTTAACCGCATCTTTCAACACAAAACACAGACTTTGAACTCCAAGTTGAAAAATGCTCTTCCCCAGAACCATTTTCTGAACAAGACAGCTCCCAGAACTCGAACAGGAATCACAACCATAAATAGGAGAGGAGCCCCAAGTGATGCCCAGACCAATCCAGATATTAAAAAGAAGGCAGCAACAGAGGATCGAAG GAAACAATTGGAAGAATGGCAGAAATCCAAAGGGAAAATCTATAAACGTCCTCCTATGgaacttaaaacaaaaagaaaagtaatagaaGAAATGAATATTTCATTCTGGAAGAGCattgaaaaagaagaggaagaaaaagcacAACTGGAACTGTCCAATAAAATTAACAACACTCTGAAAGAATGTCTGCAGCTCATTGAAGAG ggtGTGCCTTCTCATGAAGTATTTACAATAATCTCCAGCATTCCTGAGGCCGAGAAATTTGCTAAATTCTGGATCTGCAAAGCAAAGTTGTTGGCAAATAAAGACAACTTTGATGTTATTGGGCTTTATGAAGAGGCCATTAAAAGCGGGGCCGCT CCAATACAAGAGTTACGGGAATTTGTTCTTAATATTTTACAAGATCCAAACAGAACCATAGAAG AAGAGAAGCAACTGGCAACGCCCCACGTCACCAAGACAGAACAGGACAGTCTTGCTGGTATCAAGTTACAGATTGCTCCCCTCCCTAG ACTAAACGGAATGCCTGAAGTGCAAGACATGAAGCTGGTCACCCCTGTGCGGCGCTCTGCGCGGATCGAGCGCGCCGTGTCCCGCTACCCAGAGATGCTGCAGGAGCACCACCTGCTTGTGGCTTCTCTCGATGAGCTGCTGGAGGTGGAGGCCACAGACTGCTTTATATTCCGCAGGAACGAGGCTTTGCCCGTGACGCTGGGGTTTGAGAACCTTGAGTCAtaa
- the Ckap2l gene encoding cytoskeleton-associated protein 2-like isoform X1 — protein sequence MVGPGPSAAAEERQRKLQEYLAAKGKLKNLNTKPYLKAKNNGSIPPPSKSTIGPKKDITSHAGLPTKSTRTTNIKLQSRPTNITGSQKPKSEPLLSKRPASGCASSKANCKPSSKSHQQQQKAASSTAELATKPRRSSATQGLKPAQQCGERQGGAKGMDSVGNSHVRNKLLGGSLKEMNKENLPLTSSEPKQKPDPELRTICQPKTDIYKQTKGSLAPKQLLSKSSDNDAVLKDRVNKKLVGETQIRTLPVKSQQLPRVAHLTKPREKPSRTIPSHFIQTLSKSQASKKPVVKDISDIKANRGKCGKTNETKLQPLHTTEQKVKPMRPKTYPNLHQGAPTNQPPNIRRDQKISQCSLRPQTSVIPSTLSLKASKTSDNKVNRIFQHKTQTLNSKLKNALPQNHFLNKTAPRTRTGITTINRRGAPSDAQTNPDIKKKAATEDRRKQLEEWQKSKGKIYKRPPMELKTKRKVIEEMNISFWKSIEKEEEEKAQLELSNKINNTLKECLQLIEEGVPSHEVFTIISSIPEAEKFAKFWICKAKLLANKDNFDVIGLYEEAIKSGAAPIQELREFVLNILQDPNRTIEGVTSNSLVAETSTTTMEEESEQACPPPEEKQLATPHVTKTEQDSLAGIKLQIAPLPRLNGMPEVQDMKLVTPVRRSARIERAVSRYPEMLQEHHLLVASLDELLEVEATDCFIFRRNEALPVTLGFENLES from the exons AGGAGCGTCAAAGAAAGCTCCAGGAGTACCTAGCAGCCAAGGGGAAACTGAAGAACCTAAATACCAA gCCTTACCTAAAAGCCAAGAATAATGGCTCGATCCCACCACCTTCTAAATCT aCTATTGGACCCAAAAAGGATATTACCAGCCATGCTGGTTTGCCTACCAAATCTACAAGGACTACCAACATTAAACTCCAATCCAGACCAACTAATATCACAGGGTCTCAGAAGCCAAAGTCAGAGCCACTTCTGAGCAAAAGGCCAGCATCAGGATGTGCTTCTTCTAAAGCAAACTGTAAGCCATCCAGCAAGAGtcaccagcagcagcagaaaGCCGCGTCATCCACtgcagaactggcaacaaaacctAGGAGGTCCTCTGCTACCCAGGGGCTGAAACCTGCCCAGCAgtgtggggagaggcaggggggTGCTAAAGGGATGGACTCTGTGGGTAATTCCCATGTGAGAAACAAACTTTTGGGTGGCTCTCTAAAAGAGATGAACAAAGAGAACTTGCCCCTAACCTCATCAGAACCTAAGCAAAAGCCAGATCCGGAATTACGTACTATATGTCAGCCGAAGACAGACATTTACAAGCAAACCAAGGGCAGTTTGGCTCCTAAACAACTCCTGAGTAAAAGTTCAGATAATGATGCAGTTCTGAAAGACAGGGTTAATAAAAAATTGGTTGGAGAAACACAAATCCGGACTCTACCAGTGAAATCACAGCAACTCCCTAGAGTTGCACATCTTACAAAACCAAGAGAAAAACCCTCAAGGACAATTCCCTCGCACTTTATTCAGACCCTTAGTAAGTCTCAAGCATCAAAGAAACCAGTGGTTAAGGACATAAGTGATATAAAGGCTAACAGGGGTAAATgtggaaaaacaaatgaaactaaGTTACAGCCACTCCATACTACTGAACAGAAAGTAAAACCCATGAGACCTAAAACATATCCCAACTTGCATCAGGGAGCACCAACCAACCAACCTCCAAACATCAGGCGAGACCAGAAGATTAGTCAATGTTCTCTAAGACCTCAGACGTCGGTCATCCCAAGTACCCTTAGTCTAAAAGCAAGCAAAACCAGTGATAACAAAGTTAACCGCATCTTTCAACACAAAACACAGACTTTGAACTCCAAGTTGAAAAATGCTCTTCCCCAGAACCATTTTCTGAACAAGACAGCTCCCAGAACTCGAACAGGAATCACAACCATAAATAGGAGAGGAGCCCCAAGTGATGCCCAGACCAATCCAGATATTAAAAAGAAGGCAGCAACAGAGGATCGAAG GAAACAATTGGAAGAATGGCAGAAATCCAAAGGGAAAATCTATAAACGTCCTCCTATGgaacttaaaacaaaaagaaaagtaatagaaGAAATGAATATTTCATTCTGGAAGAGCattgaaaaagaagaggaagaaaaagcacAACTGGAACTGTCCAATAAAATTAACAACACTCTGAAAGAATGTCTGCAGCTCATTGAAGAG ggtGTGCCTTCTCATGAAGTATTTACAATAATCTCCAGCATTCCTGAGGCCGAGAAATTTGCTAAATTCTGGATCTGCAAAGCAAAGTTGTTGGCAAATAAAGACAACTTTGATGTTATTGGGCTTTATGAAGAGGCCATTAAAAGCGGGGCCGCT CCAATACAAGAGTTACGGGAATTTGTTCTTAATATTTTACAAGATCCAAACAGAACCATAGAAG GAGTTACTTCGAACTCCTTAGTTGCTGAAACGAGTACCACAACAATGGAAGAGGAATCTGAGCAGGCTTGTCCTCCTCCAGAAGAGAAGCAACTGGCAACGCCCCACGTCACCAAGACAGAACAGGACAGTCTTGCTGGTATCAAGTTACAGATTGCTCCCCTCCCTAG ACTAAACGGAATGCCTGAAGTGCAAGACATGAAGCTGGTCACCCCTGTGCGGCGCTCTGCGCGGATCGAGCGCGCCGTGTCCCGCTACCCAGAGATGCTGCAGGAGCACCACCTGCTTGTGGCTTCTCTCGATGAGCTGCTGGAGGTGGAGGCCACAGACTGCTTTATATTCCGCAGGAACGAGGCTTTGCCCGTGACGCTGGGGTTTGAGAACCTTGAGTCAtaa